GCCGGCGGTCGAGAACACTCCAGCGCTGCCGGCCACCCCTCCCATGCGCCGCGCCGTCGGGTCCTGCACGGCGCCGCGCAGCAGTTGGTCGTAGTCGGGGTTGATCCCGGGGGTGTCTTCGTCATGTGCCGTCGGAGCGATGCTGGCCAACAGGTCGGTGCTCCAGCTGCCCGCCGGGCACTCGCCGTCCGGGGATGCGCTCGCGTCCCATGCGATGGCAGTACCGCGGATCTGGTGGGGTCCACAGGCTTTGGCGGCGGGAAGGTAACGGGTGTCGGTCATGCCCAGCGGAGCAAAGATGTTGTCCTGCACGTAGGTGTCCAACGGTTGGCCGGTCACCGTCTCGACCAGCGTGCCCAGGATGATGAAGCCGATGTCCGAGTAGTGGAATATCTCGCCGGGGCCGAATTCCAGCGGTGCGGTCAGTGCGCGCTGAACACCGCCGGCCTTGTCGGCCTCGCTCAGGCCCCACGGGCCCTGGTGGCTCAGATCGCCCCCGATGCCCGAGGTGTGGGTGAGCAGCATGCGTAATGTCACCTGGGCGCGTCGGGGGTCGCCTGCCTCGTTGAACTCCGGCAGGTAGGTCTGCACCGGTTCGTCGATCTCGACCCGGCCCTGTTCGTACAGCTGCAAGACGGCGACGGCCGTCGCGAGGCACTTCGTCAACGACGCGATGTCGAAGATCGTGTCCTCGGTCATCGGTTCGGCCGGCGAGGGCGAGCCGTCGAGCCCGGGTTCGCCGTCGAGTTTGCGCGCGCCGAAGGCCCGGCTGAAGGCGATCGTGCCGGCGTGCCCGATCCGGACCACCGCACCCGGCAGTCGGGGAACCGCGATCGCGTCGTTCATCAGCGCAGAAACCGGCGCGACCAGCTCCTCGCGAGGTAGGTGGGGCACATCCTCACGAGCTGTGACGGGCACCGTGGCGGACGGAATGCCGGCCGGCGGTGGCGGGGGCGCCGGGTGGCTACACGACGGGGCCGTCGCCAGCGCGAACGCGACGACTCCCACGGCGCAGGACCGGGTGATGCGCGATCTCGACACTGTCACAGCATCGACGGTAACGAGCTGTCAGGAGTGCCACGACCGACGCGCTAGCCGTCCGCCGGGAACCAGAAGTCGAGGGTGTCCTCGACCCCGCTCCAGGGGATGCCCATCCAGTCGCCGAAGAAGTTCTCGATGTTGCCGAAGGCGCTGTAGAAGAAGGCCACCACCGAGTAGAACAGGCCTTCCCACCAGCCGCTGTCGACCAGCCCGTGCGGCCACGCGTTGAGCCAGGCACCGAACTGGTCGAAATCACCGGCGATGTCGATGTCGGTGATCATCCCGTCGGTGGTCGCCACGTGGTCGGCCACCTGGTCGGGCGTGAGACCCAGATACATCATGTGCTCGTAGAACAAACCCAACTCGGAGGTGGACGTCGGGTCGGTGACCGGGTCGCCGGGGATCGTGTAGTCGGTTACCGCGAACGCGTCGTTCGGGGTCTGGACGCCGTTGAGCAGGGCGGTGTCGAAGAAGTCGGGAGATGAGCCGCCACCCGTATCCGGCGACGCGGTGTCCGCCCCGACCGGATTGCCGATGAACACGAAATGCAGCACATTCGGATCGACGCCGTCGTGGGCCAGCTGGGCCATGGCGATCGAACCGGCTGTGGCGCCCTGCGACCACCCGAACACAAACAGCGGGTTCTCGGCGTCGTAGGCGTCCGGGTTTGCGTTGAGCTCGGCGTGCACCGCCCGCACGATCTCGGCTGCGCCGACGAAACTGCTGTGGCCCTGCTGGATGAGGGCCGGAGTCGACAGGATCCGCAGCGGCGCGTCGCACACGTCGGCGCCGACCACGCACGAGGCCGGGTCGTCGCCGCCGTCGAAGCCCAAGGGTTGCAGGAAGAGGTCGGCCGCGGTCTGGGCGAATGTCGGCGACGGCGTCGACAAGATCGTCGGGCCGACGAAGAACGCCGTGCCGGCAAGCAGGCTCACGTCGATCTGCGTGGCGTGTGCCGCCGGAGCGGCGTACACGCCGCCTGCCACGGTGCCGGCGATCGCGATCGGGGCGAAGGCCTTGGTCAGTATCACGGGAGTTCCTCCACCACCGGCCTACCGGCTATCGGAAACTAAAAATTACCTGAGGGCGATCATGGCAGGCGCGCTCGGCGGAAGTCAATGGACGGTCAGCGAGAATGGTGCTGGCCAGCGGGCACACCGCGGCATCTTCATTGACTCTCCTCCCACGAGAATGGCATTATCAGCTCTTCCAGTTCGGTCGACCCAGCTCTTACATAAGCCCTAGGTGTGTCGGAATGAACGTAACCAAAGCTTTCGCTCCCATCGCCGCTGCCAGCGTCATCGCCGCCGGCGTCGCCGGAACTCCGGCCATCCACACGACGCTCGCACGTTTCACCCTGCTGTCCGACACCGCGATCTTCGTCGGCGGAACCATGCTGCCGACGCCGTCAGCGACGTTCGCTCAGACCGCAGCCGACCTGTTCCTGCAGCCACTGGGATTCGACGCCGGAGACGATCCGACGGTGTGCGTGATCGGCGTCGGCGACTGCGATTCCCCGTTGCAGGTGCTGACCACCCCGCAGCTCATCCTGCAGGGCCACAGCAGTTTCGTCGGGGCGGCCGAGATCGTCCGCGCCGTACACGCCGAACTCGATGCCAACCCGAGCGCCTACGACGCCGATAACCCGCTGTGGGTGTTCGGTTACTCGCAGGGCGCCACGGCCGGTTCGATCGCCATGGCGCAGCTGGCCCACGACGGCGTCGACCCGCAGGCGCTGCACTTCGTGTTCATCGGCGACCCGTCCGATGCGAACGGCTCCTGGCCGAATAACACGAGCGACACACTCTGGGACCGGCTCTTCGACATGCCGATACTGAACGGCAACCAGACCCCCAACGACGCGTTCCCGACAACCATCTACACCTTCCCGGGTGATCCCGTCGCCGACGCCAGCTCCAACTCCGTGCTTGGCCTGTTCTACGAGCACGTCATGTATCTGGGGCTCACCCCGGATCAGGTCGCCGACCACACCGGGACCGACGACGGCATGATCACCAACATCGACATCTCCGGTGACATCGACCAATTCAGTACCTGGCTCAACGCGTTCGGCAACGGATTGCTCGACAGCGCCGGGTTTGACGCCCTGTTCAATTCGATTGTGGCCTTTGTCTACAACGCGTTCGGCAACATCGAGAGCTTCTTCACCGACTGGATGGGCATCGACTGGGGTGGGGTCGAAGACACGCTTGACTACTGGTTCCCGGCGGCCTGAGCGATCCGGGCCGGGCGCTCCCGCCCGGCCGGGCGCGTTCGATGCGTTTGACGCCTCGACGAAGCGGTAATCCCAGGTGTTCGGGCCGGCGATGTGGACGCCGACCTTGACGGCTTAGGGGACCGGTCCATGGGCTTCGACCTCACGCCGACGGCGGCTCAGCACGACCTTGCCCGTCGCATCCACCAATTCGCCGAGTCGGTGATCCGGCCGGTCGCACTCGACTACGACCAGCGCCAAGACTTCCCCTGGCCGGTCCTGGAGGAGGCCGCCGTGCAGGGCTTCTACAGCCCGTTGTTCTACCGCGACCTGATCGGCGACTCGACGGGGCTGTCGTTGCCGATGTTCATGGAAGAGCTGTTCTGGGGCTGCGCCGGCATCGGGCTCGCGATCGTGATGCCGGCGTTGGCGCTGTCGGCGATCGGGCAGGCCGCCACCGCCGAACAGATGCTGCAGTGGGCACCGGAATGTTTCGGTACGCCGGGCGATCTCAAACTCGCGGCCCTGGCGATCTCCGAGCCCGAAGGCGGCAGCGACGTCCGTAACCTGCGCACCACCGCCCGCCGCGACGGCGACGACTGGATCATCGACGGCCACAAGATGTGGATCGGCAACGGCGGCATCGCCAACGTGCACGTGGTCAACGCCGTCGTGGACCCGGAACTGGGCCACCGCGGTCAGGCGCTGTTCATCGTGCCCGGCGGCATCCCGGGCCTGGAATTGGTCCGCAAACTCGACAAGCTGGGCTGCCGGGCGTCCCACACCGCCGAACTGCGGTTCGACGGGGTCCGCGTCCCGGCGGACAATCTGCTCGGCGGTCAGGACAAGCTCGACCACAAACTCGCCAAAGCCCGCGAAGTCCTTTCCGGCGCCGCGCCATCCGGTTCGGCAACACTGGGCACCTTCGAACAGACCCGGCCGATGGTCGCCGCCCAGGCGATCGGCATCGCCCGCGCCGCACTGGAATACGCGACCGACTACGCCACCCGCCGGGAGGCCTTCGGCGGCCCGATCATCGACAACCAGGGCATCGCGTTCCCGCTGGCCGAGCTGGCCACCGCGATCGACGCCGCGCGGCTGCTGACCTGGCGGGCGTCGTGGATGGCGGCCAGCGGGATCGCGTTCAGCCGCGGCGAGGGATCGATGGCCAAGCTGGCCGCCAGCGAGGTGGCGGTGCGAGTCACCGAGCGAGCCGTGCAGACCCTGGGCGGATGGGGCTACATCACCGACCACCCGGTGGAGAAGTGGTACCGAGACGCCAAGCTGTACACCATCTTCGAAGGCACCAGCGAGATTCAGCGGATGGTGATCGCCCAGGCGCTGGGCGCCGCGGTCGGCACTCCGCCACTGCACGTCGAGATCGAGCCGTCCGGCGGACCGCTGAACCGGATGTTCGGTCGCGGCACGCCGCTGCGCACCCGGGCAGCCGCCCGAGCGCTGGCAATGCAGGACCGCGTCCCCGCGCCGGTGCTGCGGGCAGCCATGAAAATACTGCGGCCACCGAAATAACCGATCATCAGCGCGCGCCCGAGGGCATCGGCCGAAACACCTGCAACGCGCGGTAGCACACGGTGAACTCCGCCTCCGTGCACGCGTTGTCGACTTCCCCGTCGCACGCGATCGGGACCGGACCCTCGGTGCTGGTGAACCGGAATTGCGGAACCCGAAGCTCGTGATAAAGCCGGCTGCGCTGCAGCCGCCCGGTCAGCAGGGCCGCGAGGATCCGCAGCGTGGACCACGGCCGGCCGGCTTCCAGGATCCGCACGTCCAACAGCCCGTCGTCCATCCGGTGCCGTACGGCCGGAGCGAAACCGGCCGGCAGATACTCCGAGTTGCCGAGGAAGAACAGCGACGTCTGCAGGGTCTTGCCGTCGTAGGAGATGCGCACCGGCCGTTCCCGGCGCAGCGTCATCAACATGGCGTAGGCGCTGGCCAGCGGCTTGCCGAGCTTGTGCTCCAACCGCTCCCGACGGCGAACGAACGTCGGGTAAGCGCCGATGCTGGCCGTGTTGACCACGGTCGTCTCATCGTTGAACCGCACCACGTCCACCCGCGACAGGCTGCCTTCGGCAATGGCCCGGACGGTTTTCGCGGTGGCGTCGCAGCCGATGTCCTTGGCGAAGTGATTCAGCGTGCCGCCGGGAAACACCGCCAGCGGCAGACCGCGTTCCACCGCGACGCCGGCCGCCGCTGCCACCGACCCGTCACCGCCGGCGATCGCGAGCACCTCAGCGGAGTCGGCCGCCCGGCGCAGGGCTTCGGCCACGTCGTCGTCGGGGCCGAGTTCGACGACGGCGACGGCCGGCAGCGCGTGGCGCACCTGCTCGGCGACCTCACCGGCGCTCCCGCCGCCGGACCGGGTGTTGACCACCAATGTCACGCCGGCGCCGTCGGGACGCGCGGGGCAGGCGACCCGCAGGGCGGTGGTGTGCGGCGGCGGCGGGGACGCGATCGGCGGTACCAGTCGGGCCCCGAACACCGCGATCGAGGCACCGATACCCAGCCCGGCGAGCACATCGCCGGGGTAGTGGGCGCCGGTGGCGACCCGGGACAGGCCGACCAGACCGGCCAGCCCGGCAACGGGCAGGCCCAGCAGGGGGCTCTCCAATCCCACCCCGGTGGCGAAGGCTGCCGCGCTGGCGGAGTGGCCGGACGGCAACGAGTTCGACAGCGGCAGCCGGTGAGCGCGGCGTAGCAGGGGTACCAGCATGATGTCGGGGCGCGCGCGGGGCCGGATCCGCTTGACCAGCTGGTTGGTCACCAGGCTGGTGACCGCCAGGCTGACCACTCCGCGCGCGGCGGCGCGCTGGGCCGCCGGGCGGCCGGTCATGGCCATGGCCGCCGCCAGCGCAAGCCAGAGTTTCGAGTGGTCGGCGGCGCGGGTCAGTGCCGGCATCGTGGTGTCGAGCAGCCGGCTGGGGGAGTGCGCAATCGCCGTGAACACCTCGGCGTCGAGCTTGCCGAGGCCTTCGGTGATGCGAACGAACCCGGTACGTCGGCGCCGCAATGGCGTCATCACCTGCCCACCTCCGTCCATCCGGCGCCACTGCAGGTGCCGTGCGGTAGCCCTATACCCGTTTACCGGCGGGGAAACGCACAGCCGGCAACGTCGGCACGGCTTTCGCAGCCGGACCGCCTTGTTGA
This is a stretch of genomic DNA from Mycolicibacter terrae. It encodes these proteins:
- a CDS encoding serine hydrolase domain-containing protein, yielding MTVSRSRITRSCAVGVVAFALATAPSCSHPAPPPPPAGIPSATVPVTAREDVPHLPREELVAPVSALMNDAIAVPRLPGAVVRIGHAGTIAFSRAFGARKLDGEPGLDGSPSPAEPMTEDTIFDIASLTKCLATAVAVLQLYEQGRVEIDEPVQTYLPEFNEAGDPRRAQVTLRMLLTHTSGIGGDLSHQGPWGLSEADKAGGVQRALTAPLEFGPGEIFHYSDIGFIILGTLVETVTGQPLDTYVQDNIFAPLGMTDTRYLPAAKACGPHQIRGTAIAWDASASPDGECPAGSWSTDLLASIAPTAHDEDTPGINPDYDQLLRGAVQDPTARRMGGVAGSAGVFSTAGDIGRYAQALLDRLAGRPSPFPLRRSTLELMTTPQQPGHEGTQVAAANAAAQQANATTPNTIDPLLAANYPAISGQDLRGFGWDIDTPHSRPRGLIFPIGSFGHTGFTGVTLWIDPGSDTYVIVLANVIHQRGGPPIAGLSGDVATVTGRALHLYGN
- a CDS encoding PE-PPE domain-containing protein, which translates into the protein MILTKAFAPIAIAGTVAGGVYAAPAAHATQIDVSLLAGTAFFVGPTILSTPSPTFAQTAADLFLQPLGFDGGDDPASCVVGADVCDAPLRILSTPALIQQGHSSFVGAAEIVRAVHAELNANPDAYDAENPLFVFGWSQGATAGSIAMAQLAHDGVDPNVLHFVFIGNPVGADTASPDTGGGSSPDFFDTALLNGVQTPNDAFAVTDYTIPGDPVTDPTSTSELGLFYEHMMYLGLTPDQVADHVATTDGMITDIDIAGDFDQFGAWLNAWPHGLVDSGWWEGLFYSVVAFFYSAFGNIENFFGDWMGIPWSGVEDTLDFWFPADG
- a CDS encoding PE-PPE domain-containing protein; the encoded protein is MNVTKAFAPIAAASVIAAGVAGTPAIHTTLARFTLLSDTAIFVGGTMLPTPSATFAQTAADLFLQPLGFDAGDDPTVCVIGVGDCDSPLQVLTTPQLILQGHSSFVGAAEIVRAVHAELDANPSAYDADNPLWVFGYSQGATAGSIAMAQLAHDGVDPQALHFVFIGDPSDANGSWPNNTSDTLWDRLFDMPILNGNQTPNDAFPTTIYTFPGDPVADASSNSVLGLFYEHVMYLGLTPDQVADHTGTDDGMITNIDISGDIDQFSTWLNAFGNGLLDSAGFDALFNSIVAFVYNAFGNIESFFTDWMGIDWGGVEDTLDYWFPAA
- a CDS encoding acyl-CoA dehydrogenase family protein — protein: MGFDLTPTAAQHDLARRIHQFAESVIRPVALDYDQRQDFPWPVLEEAAVQGFYSPLFYRDLIGDSTGLSLPMFMEELFWGCAGIGLAIVMPALALSAIGQAATAEQMLQWAPECFGTPGDLKLAALAISEPEGGSDVRNLRTTARRDGDDWIIDGHKMWIGNGGIANVHVVNAVVDPELGHRGQALFIVPGGIPGLELVRKLDKLGCRASHTAELRFDGVRVPADNLLGGQDKLDHKLAKAREVLSGAAPSGSATLGTFEQTRPMVAAQAIGIARAALEYATDYATRREAFGGPIIDNQGIAFPLAELATAIDAARLLTWRASWMAASGIAFSRGEGSMAKLAASEVAVRVTERAVQTLGGWGYITDHPVEKWYRDAKLYTIFEGTSEIQRMVIAQALGAAVGTPPLHVEIEPSGGPLNRMFGRGTPLRTRAAARALAMQDRVPAPVLRAAMKILRPPK
- a CDS encoding bifunctional phosphatase PAP2/diacylglycerol kinase family protein, giving the protein MTPLRRRRTGFVRITEGLGKLDAEVFTAIAHSPSRLLDTTMPALTRAADHSKLWLALAAAMAMTGRPAAQRAAARGVVSLAVTSLVTNQLVKRIRPRARPDIMLVPLLRRAHRLPLSNSLPSGHSASAAAFATGVGLESPLLGLPVAGLAGLVGLSRVATGAHYPGDVLAGLGIGASIAVFGARLVPPIASPPPPHTTALRVACPARPDGAGVTLVVNTRSGGGSAGEVAEQVRHALPAVAVVELGPDDDVAEALRRAADSAEVLAIAGGDGSVAAAAGVAVERGLPLAVFPGGTLNHFAKDIGCDATAKTVRAIAEGSLSRVDVVRFNDETTVVNTASIGAYPTFVRRRERLEHKLGKPLASAYAMLMTLRRERPVRISYDGKTLQTSLFFLGNSEYLPAGFAPAVRHRMDDGLLDVRILEAGRPWSTLRILAALLTGRLQRSRLYHELRVPQFRFTSTEGPVPIACDGEVDNACTEAEFTVCYRALQVFRPMPSGAR